The sequence GAGTGATGGCCGCATCGATCGCCAGCTGCGTCTCTGGTGGAAGCGACTCCCAGGTGGCCTTGGCCGCACAGAGGCAGCAGGGCTCATTGGCATGTTCTGGGAGATAGGTCGCATAGCGCTGGCCGCAGCCCGAGCAACGGTAGTCGATCATGGGGTTTCCTGCGGTTCCTGCCGCTCGCTGGATTCAGGGCGTTCAAATCCCCACCGGCCCGCCAGCAGTGGGTGGTGCGGTCAGTCGGCCCAGTTCGGTGCCGGCGAGCCGGCGCACCACCGGGTCGGGGTCGCTGGCATACCGGTGGAGGATGTCCGGGGCAGCGTCAGGCGCGAGATGTCGCGCCGCAACCGCGACCCGCTGACGGACGTCGGGGGCCGGGTCGGTTGCGAGCTCAACCAGGAGTTTCTGCCAGTGTGTTGGGCTGCCACCGGCGCTGGCGAGTCCACGGATGGTGGCCGCGCGTACCACTGCCTGGTCGTCTCGCGCCAGCGCCGTGAGCTGCGGTGCCACGCGGGGATCGGAGTCGACCGCCTTCGCGAGCGCGTGGGCGGCGTCGATCCGCAGTTCCGGGTCTTCGTCGGCAGCGAGCGTGAGCAGGGCGTCGACTGCGGTCGGTCCGCCGACTGCGCCGAGGGCGCTCCGGGCGTTCTCGCGGACGTGCGAGTCGGGGTCGTTGAGTAGCCGCAGCAGGGCCGGGGTCGCCTCGCGGTTGCCGAGTTGCCCGAGTGCGTACGCGGTCATGGATCGTACCCGGGGCGCCAGGTCGGCGGCGAGGGCAACCAGCGGCATCACCGCGTCAGCCCTGCCGCTGTAGCCAAGTTGGCTGATCGCCGATACTCGTACCTGTTCGTCCAGGTCGCGCAGTGCGTCGATGAGAACTTTGAAGGCCCGGTCGTCGGCGGCTGAGTCAGGAATCGAGGCGATTGTCACGGATCTGATCTTCGGATCGGCGTCGGTCGCCGCAGCTGCCAGCAGTTCGACGTCCTGCGCTTCGGCCACGAACCCGAGTGCCCACAGCCCTTCGCGGCGCAACTCGAGCGCGTTACCGGTGACCAAATCGAGCACCGCGCGCCGGGCGGCTGGCCGATCCCCGTGCAACAGGTCGATGATTTCGGCCTGCAAGCTGTCCTGGTCGTCCCCGAGGTCGCGGGCCGAGGCGCGCAGCAGCGCGGGAAGCGCCGCCACACCATGGATGCCGGCCAAGACGCCAGCGATCAGGTCGCGGCCGTAGAAGTTCCCTTCGTCGAGGAACCGGTCGAGTGCCTCGGTCAGGTGGGGCACCAACGTGATGTCCCCGCAGGCCTCCAACTCCCTGAGAGTCGGTGCGATGGCGTCGTAATCGTCCTCAAGCTCTACGGCGTGCCGGACCACAGCTTCCAAGGACCCACGGCTGTTGATCACGCGGTCACCATGCCACACCCGATGGTGGAACAGTGCACCGAACCGGCAAGATCAACCCGCTTGTCCGTCGCCGGCCAGGCGCGGAGTCGCGCCGATGTGCGGAGGCAGGATCCTCATACTGGGCGCATGGCCCGGGATGTTTCGTCGGTTGACGCTGTTCTGCGCTTCGCCTCCGCCCTGCGCGAGTTGCGTGGTCGACTGCTCGCCGACTTGTTTCCCGTCGCGGACGTCGCCGATCTTCTGGCTGCGGTCCGCTCGCGCGGAGAGTTGCCCCGGGAAGGTGTCACCCGTAGCGGGATCGAGTACACCGTCCACGGCGCGGGGTGCCGGTTTATCAGCTCCGACGGCAGGGAGGTCGACGTCGACCTGGTCACCGATCCCTTGCTCGGGCGCGAGGTTGAAGCATTCGACGCCTGGCGAATCCGTTGGTTCCTCAACGAAGCCGCCGATGACGGCTACAGCCATGAGGACATCGTGGCGGCCTGCACCCATCTCGCCGGCGAGGGCCACCTACGCGAGGTGGTTGAAGGCCGTTGGTTCGCGTTGCCTGACGCTCCAGGCGGCCCGGCATGAGTCACCCACACGCAGCAACCCACCGCTGTCCGCCTTGAAGCAGCGCATCTTCAGGTACCCGCATCTTCCGCCGTGCGTGAGCTGGGCCGCCAGTGTTGCAAGGGGTTTTGCTTCGCTGGGCTCATGCCGGCAGGAGCCAGCGGGTGTGGATGTCCTGGTAGCGGAGCGGGTCGACGGTGGCGGGGTCGTCGAGGAGTTCGACGAGTAGGGCGCCGTTCGGGAGCCGGCGTGCCTGGGCCGCGATCTCGGGCAGCGGTGCCGGTGGCAGGTGGCGGTCGGGGCCCAGGTAGGTCCACCAGCCGAGTTCGGCCGGCCAACCACCGGCCGGGTGGGAGTGGTCGTGGATGCCGAGGTCCCACACCTGCTCGCTTGACCATTCGTCGAGGATTCGGCCGACGTCGGCCTGCAGGCGCTGGGCGACGTCGAGCCACAAGCCGGTCAGGCGAGCGTGCAACTCGCGGAAGGTGTCGGCCTCGGGCGTTGGGCGGCGGTAACAGAAGGCGGAATCCAACGCCCACATGAGAGTCCCGTCCTGCCAGGTCACGAAGATGTCGACGTTGCCGTTCGTCCAGAGCTGGCCATGCTTGTTGCCCGTCGCCATGGCGTCGAGCGCCGCCTGCGGGTCCTCGACCGTGCGCAGGTCGCCGTCCGGGTTGGTGAACAGGTTGATCAGCCCATCGGGGCGTTGCGGGCGCAGGCCCCGGTCGGCTGCCAGGGCGTACAGCTCGCGAAGAGCTGGCTCTGCCGCCGCCGGCACTCGCAGCTCCCAGATCCAGTCCGATCCCACGACGGCATGATGCCGATCTGCTTCAGGCTGCGGCAAGCCGGCTGCAGAACGCGTCGCGGCCGGGCTCCGTCGCACCGAGCACACGACCGTTCAGCACCCAACGGCATCGGTATCTGCCGCAGCCTCACCTTCATGCCTATCGATTAATGAGGGGCAGTTGCGGAGGCCTTCCGCGTGATGGACCGGCCTTGCGGAGGTGCCGGCGGACGTGCGGCGTACTCGGTGGCCAGTGCGGCCGTCGCGGTCCGGCTCGGTCGGGTACAGCGGCTGCCCGCCGTGCTGCGGGCCGGTCGTTGCGCGTCGCCGCGGCACGCACTCTGTCGGACCGCCTGCCTAGAGTCAGCCGCATGTTTTTCGTGTGCCGCTGGCGGGAGGAGTCGCCGTTCAGCAGGCGGGTGGTCACCCTGCCTGACGCGACCGTGCTCGACTGGTTCCGCCGCGGCTGGGAGCACGACGACCCGGAGGCATGGATCGACAGCGAGTTGGGCGGCAACGTCTACGGCCTGGAGTTGATCTTCGAGGAGGTCCGGAAGCGGAAGCTGCCCCGGCCGGAGACCGTTGACGAACTGCGCGAGTTGCTGGACGAGTACCTGTGGGTGGAGGGTGACGACGAGGACACCTTTGTCCGGCTCGGTGAGCACGCCCTGAGAGTGCGTCCCGATGACGACGAGGTGGACCTGGCCTACTACTTCGTCGACGATGAGGCCGCCGTCGCGTCGCCCGACCGGCTTGCGTTCCTGCTGCACGACACCTGGCCCCTGCCCGCCAGCTTGGCCGCGCCCGGCGCGGTCTTCGACCATGGTGTTTCGGTCCGTACCGTCCGGCTGGCCCCGCCCGGGCCGGAGTCGGTCTTCTCGGTCCGCCTGTGTTGGGATTCGCCCGATACCTATCGGAACCTGGACCTGGCCGGCGCCATCGTCTTTCCCGGCCTGACCCTGCCGGACCTCGCCGCCCACCTGCGCGGCGTCGACGGCCCCGACGTCCACCGCTGGCCGCATGACGTCCGGCTGCTGCGGGCCCTCGTCGCCCCCGGAGAGAACGACGTCGGCCCGGCGCTGGAGCGCTACGCACGGCTACCCGGATACGCCCCATCGCCCGCCGGCCTCGACCGAGCGCCCGCGCATGACACGATCCACCGGGAGATGCTGGAACTGCTGCCCGCGGAGTGGCCCGCCGAGTCGCTGATCCGGCTCGACCCGCACATCGCGCAGGTCGCCCGGTACATCGACGGCTTCTTCGGGTTCGACCAGTGGTTCCTTTTCGACACCCGGTGGGCGGCGGCCCACCCCGACCTGGCCCGCTCGCTGCTGCGCTACGCCGCCCACTGGGACCCGTACGAGACATAGATTGAACTGGCCTCCGGGTCCCGGGGCCGTACGTGGCGGATTGCCCCACGGCCACCGGCAGGCCGCCAAACCGCCGTGACCTGCTCGCCGCCCTGGCCGCGAGTACGAGGCCGTCCGCGGCACGCGCTGCCCGCCGAGTTCGACCACAACGACGAGTGCATCCGCTGAGGAGCCGCAGGCCCCGGCGGCCCGTGCCACCCGAGCTGCCCGTTCACCGGCGGCACGTTCGGCCGGCCGTCGCCCTGCGCGCCGCCGCCTGCCCCAGCATCCGGCCGAGATCGGCTACCACATCCCCGACGCGATCTTCGCCGCCGTGCAGCACCTCACCGGCAGCCCCTGCCTCTACGACTTGGTGGAGGTCACGACCAATGGGCGAGCACCTCCACGCGCAGGCTGGCCCGGCGTGCGAGCTGACCGGCGCCGATCTGGTCTGCCGGCGCAGCCTGTTCGCTCCAACCGATGTGATCACGATGGTGCTCTACGCCGCCGCCGCGGCACGACGACGGCTGCGGCTTCGACCCCGACGACTTCGCCAACTTCGCCCACTGAGCCGCTAGCGCCCAGACCGGCCCGCGCTGCCCGCTCGCCCCGCATCTGCCCTACCACTAGCTGCGGGAATACGTGTGTAGTACACTAGTGGAGTGCCGTACGAGTGGGAAGAATGGGCCCTGCGGGCGCTCGCCGGCGTGCAGCCCTATGAGGTACGCCAAGCTTTGGAGGCCAAGCAGCGGTGGCCGCGCCCTGCCGCCGACGCCGCCGGCTTCCAAGTGCTGACCGTCTGGGCCCGTACCCACGACGGCCGGCCGCTGATCGTGGCCGTGCACCACGTCCACGGCTTTACCTGGAAAATCATCGGCGCGCGGGACATGGCCGACGCCGAGCTGGCCGAGTTCACCCGATGGGAGCAGACGCGATGAGCGACAACCAGCACCTGCCGTCCACCCCTGAAGAGGCGGCCGCGCTGATGAACAACCTCACCTTCGAGCCGCCGCCCACTCCTGAACGGGAGGCCGAGCTGCTCGCTTCCCTGCCCGAGGCCGCTGAAGTGATGGTGGTGCGGTCCTTGCGTATGCCCATCGACCTCGACGAAGCCGTCGCTGCAGCTGCTAAGGAAGCCGGCGTCACCAAAACCGCCTGGATCCGTCAAGCCATCGAGATTGTCCTGACCATGCAATCCGACGACGACCAGCCCATCTCGCGAGCCGACGCCCTCCGCGCTCTCACCCTGCTGCGACCCGTACGCCGGGCCGCTTAGGCGGCGAAACCACCGCGATGAGCAGATTCGACGACGTCCGCTCTGTCGAACTCTCGTTCGAATGAATACTCTCGCGAAGTGAGGTTCAGCCATGGGTGACCGCAGCGCCATCGAATGGACAGAGGCGACGTGGAACCCTACGACGGGCTGTGACCGCGTCAGCCGTGGATGCGACAACTGCTACGCGTTGACGCTTGCCAAGCGGCTCAAGGCGATGGGGCAGCCACGGTACCAGCGAGACGGGGATCCGCGGACGAGTGGGCCGGGGTTCGGGTTGACGCTCCACCCGGACAGCCTCACCTTGCCGTTGACCTGGAGGCGCCCCCGGCTCGTGTTCGTCAACTCAATGAGCGACCTGTTTCACGCCCAGGTGCCGGTGGAGTTCGTCCGCCAGGTCTTCGAGGCCATTGCGGCGACTCCACAGCACACCTATCAGGTGTTGACCAAGCGGGCCCGCCGTCTACGCCGGCTGGCACCCTCGCTGACCTGGCCGTCGAATCTGTGGGTGGGCGTCTCGGTGGAGGATGTCAACGCGGTGGATCGGATCGATGATCTGCGGAACGTGCCCGCAGCGCTGCGGTTCCTGTCATGCGAACCACTGCTTGGTCCGTTGTCGGACCTGAATCTCGACGGCATCGGCTGGGTTATCGTCGGCGGCGAGAGCGGCACCAACGCCCGGCCGCTACATCCGGCCTGGGTTGTGGACCTGCGCGATCAGTGCACCCGCGCCGGGGTGCCGTTCTTCTTCAAGCAGTGGGGCGGGCGCACGCCCAAGGCTGGCGGTCGCGAGCTGAACGGCCGAACATGGGACGACATGCCCCTCAGCTTGACTGCGCCCTGAGACTGCTCCCGGTCTACTTC comes from Micromonospora viridifaciens and encodes:
- a CDS encoding DUF5131 family protein, whose protein sequence is MGDRSAIEWTEATWNPTTGCDRVSRGCDNCYALTLAKRLKAMGQPRYQRDGDPRTSGPGFGLTLHPDSLTLPLTWRRPRLVFVNSMSDLFHAQVPVEFVRQVFEAIAATPQHTYQVLTKRARRLRRLAPSLTWPSNLWVGVSVEDVNAVDRIDDLRNVPAALRFLSCEPLLGPLSDLNLDGIGWVIVGGESGTNARPLHPAWVVDLRDQCTRAGVPFFFKQWGGRTPKAGGRELNGRTWDDMPLSLTAP
- a CDS encoding HEAT repeat domain-containing protein — encoded protein: MINSRGSLEAVVRHAVELEDDYDAIAPTLRELEACGDITLVPHLTEALDRFLDEGNFYGRDLIAGVLAGIHGVAALPALLRASARDLGDDQDSLQAEIIDLLHGDRPAARRAVLDLVTGNALELRREGLWALGFVAEAQDVELLAAAATDADPKIRSVTIASIPDSAADDRAFKVLIDALRDLDEQVRVSAISQLGYSGRADAVMPLVALAADLAPRVRSMTAYALGQLGNREATPALLRLLNDPDSHVRENARSALGAVGGPTAVDALLTLAADEDPELRIDAAHALAKAVDSDPRVAPQLTALARDDQAVVRAATIRGLASAGGSPTHWQKLLVELATDPAPDVRQRVAVAARHLAPDAAPDILHRYASDPDPVVRRLAGTELGRLTAPPTAGGPVGI
- a CDS encoding DUF6896 domain-containing protein, which translates into the protein MARDVSSVDAVLRFASALRELRGRLLADLFPVADVADLLAAVRSRGELPREGVTRSGIEYTVHGAGCRFISSDGREVDVDLVTDPLLGREVEAFDAWRIRWFLNEAADDGYSHEDIVAACTHLAGEGHLREVVEGRWFALPDAPGGPA